The genomic region GACGGTGAAAACCTCGACAGCTGTGTGATGATCCGTTTTATTGAAAAAGAGGGCAACAAACTTTATTTCAAAAGCGGCGGTGGTATAACCCATATGAGCAGGTTAGAAGACGAATATCAGGAAATGAAAAATAAAATCTATGTCCCAATTCATTGAAAGCATAAAAATAGAAGACCAGGAGATATTTCTTTTGGAACTACATCAGAAACGCATTAACCAGACTTTTGCCCATTTCGGGAAAGAAGGCTCTATTGACGTGGCCAAAATTTTTAAAAACCTCGAGCATGATGAAGACGGCCTTTTCAAACTGAGGCTTTCCTATGACCTGGATAAAAGGGTACGGACCATGATGATTCCTTATGCCATCCCCGAAATACATAGCTTCCAGCTGGTTGAAAATAACAGCTTCGATTATTCTTTTAAATTCGAAGACCGTAAGGAGCTGGATAAAATGAAAATGAAATCAAAAGCTGAAGAGATTATCATTGTTAAAAATAATCATATCACAGATACCTCTTTTTCCAATATCCTTTTTCTGAAAGGTAAGGACTGGTTTACCCCTGCAACTTATCTCCTGAATGGAGTACAGAGACAGAACCTCCTGAAAAACAAAAAGATAAAAGAAACAGAAATCACCCTTCAGAACATTAAACAGTTTTCTCATTTCCAGCTGATTAATGCTATGAATGATTTTGATGATATGTTCATTTATCCTATTGACAGGATTACCAATTTACCCGGGAACGAGGAATATCTTGATC from Chryseobacterium shigense harbors:
- a CDS encoding aminotransferase class IV, yielding MSQFIESIKIEDQEIFLLELHQKRINQTFAHFGKEGSIDVAKIFKNLEHDEDGLFKLRLSYDLDKRVRTMMIPYAIPEIHSFQLVENNSFDYSFKFEDRKELDKMKMKSKAEEIIIVKNNHITDTSFSNILFLKGKDWFTPATYLLNGVQRQNLLKNKKIKETEITLQNIKQFSHFQLINAMNDFDDMFIYPIDRITNLPGNEEYLDL